The following are encoded together in the Pectobacterium wasabiae CFBP 3304 genome:
- a CDS encoding gluconate:H+ symporter — MPLFIVCIGIFFLLIFIMKLKLNTFVSLLIVAFGVALALGIPLNGVVKSIEKGLGGTLGHIALIFGVGAMLGRLIADAGGAHRIAVTLINRFGARRIEWAVVIASFIVGIALFFEVGLVLLIPILFTMSRQLNVSILHLGIPMISALLVTHGFLPPHPGPTMIAGEYGADIGTVLFYGIIVGAPTVVLCGPLFNKVAKIIVPEGFNKVGNIESLGMQKTFLLEETPGFGISLFTAMLPVILMSIATLVSMVQQALGVPGNMLIDIIKLLGDASVAMVISLLFAMYSMGLQRNIEMKTLMASCSSAAAAIGMMLLIIGGGGAFKQVLIDGGVGTYVAELFAGTSASPILLAWCVAAILRISLGSATVAAISTAGLVIPTLAQSDANLALVTLATGAGSAIASHVNDAGFWMIKEYFGLTMKETFATWTLLSTLVSIFGLIFILLLNMML, encoded by the coding sequence ATGCCTTTATTTATTGTCTGTATCGGTATTTTTTTCCTTCTGATATTTATCATGAAGTTAAAGTTAAATACCTTTGTATCCTTACTCATTGTTGCTTTTGGTGTTGCGTTGGCACTCGGTATCCCTCTCAATGGCGTCGTGAAATCAATTGAGAAAGGACTGGGTGGAACACTTGGCCATATCGCATTGATCTTTGGTGTAGGGGCAATGCTGGGACGACTGATTGCAGATGCCGGTGGCGCGCATCGTATCGCGGTGACGCTGATTAACCGTTTTGGTGCACGCCGTATTGAGTGGGCAGTGGTTATTGCTTCATTTATTGTCGGGATTGCCTTATTTTTCGAAGTGGGACTGGTTTTATTAATCCCCATTTTATTTACCATGTCGCGACAATTGAATGTATCGATCCTTCACCTTGGGATCCCCATGATTTCCGCATTATTGGTGACTCATGGTTTTCTTCCTCCGCACCCTGGTCCGACGATGATCGCAGGTGAATATGGTGCTGATATAGGAACGGTATTGTTCTATGGCATTATTGTCGGCGCGCCGACGGTTGTTCTCTGTGGGCCATTATTTAATAAAGTAGCCAAAATCATCGTGCCGGAAGGATTTAATAAAGTTGGTAATATTGAATCACTAGGTATGCAGAAAACCTTTTTATTAGAGGAAACGCCAGGGTTCGGTATTAGCTTATTTACTGCTATGCTCCCGGTTATTCTGATGTCAATCGCAACGCTGGTATCCATGGTACAGCAGGCGCTTGGCGTGCCAGGTAACATGCTGATTGATATTATTAAACTGCTCGGTGATGCCTCGGTTGCGATGGTGATCTCTTTGTTATTTGCCATGTACTCTATGGGGCTGCAACGGAATATCGAGATGAAAACGTTGATGGCGTCCTGTAGCTCTGCCGCGGCTGCCATTGGGATGATGCTATTAATCATCGGCGGGGGCGGTGCATTCAAACAGGTGTTGATCGACGGTGGGGTAGGAACCTATGTAGCAGAGTTATTTGCTGGCACATCGGCATCGCCTATTCTTCTGGCCTGGTGCGTCGCGGCGATTCTACGAATTTCGTTGGGATCGGCAACCGTGGCGGCTATCTCCACAGCAGGGCTGGTGATCCCGACGTTAGCACAAAGTGACGCTAATTTGGCATTAGTGACATTGGCAACAGGGGCGGGGAGCGCCATTGCTTCGCATGTTAACGATGCTGGCTTCTGGATGATTAAAGAGTATTTCGGCTTAACAATGAAAGAGACGTTTGCGACCTGGACTTTACTCTCTACGCTAGTTTCTATCTTTGGTCTTATCTTTATTCTTTTACTTAATATGATGCTCTGA
- a CDS encoding TerD family protein produces the protein MSVSLSKGGNVSLSKAAPTMKNVLVGLGWDARATDGQDFDLDASAFLLNANGKVRGDTDFIFYNNLKSADGSVAHTGDNRTGAGDGDDESLKIKLDLIPAEVDKIVFVVTIHDAQVRNQSFGQVSGAFIRLVNDDTQTEIARYDLTEDASTETAMLFGELYRHNTEWKFRAVGQGYAGGLASVCSQYGINAS, from the coding sequence AGGCGGTAATGTCTCACTGAGCAAAGCAGCACCGACGATGAAAAATGTCTTAGTCGGTCTTGGCTGGGATGCACGCGCGACGGATGGTCAGGACTTTGACCTGGATGCGTCAGCATTCCTGCTCAATGCAAATGGCAAAGTCCGTGGCGATACCGACTTCATTTTCTACAATAACTTGAAGTCTGCTGATGGCTCAGTGGCCCACACCGGCGATAACCGTACAGGCGCGGGTGATGGAGATGACGAATCATTGAAAATTAAGCTGGATCTGATTCCGGCTGAGGTCGACAAAATCGTTTTCGTTGTCACTATCCATGATGCACAGGTCCGTAACCAGAGCTTTGGTCAGGTATCCGGCGCGTTCATTCGCCTGGTAAACGATGACACCCAAACAGAAATCGCACGCTATGACCTGACTGAAGATGCTTCCACTGAAACAGCCATGCTGTTCGGTGAACTGTATCGTCATAATACGGAGTGGAAATTCCGTGCTGTCGGTCAGGGCTATGCGGGTGGTTTGGCATCGGTTTGCTCACAATACGGTATCAACGCATCCTGA
- a CDS encoding IclR family transcriptional regulator, with product MPIIQSVERALRILDLFDEYNVEIKITDISTQIGLHKSTLHSLLKTLQVAGYIDQNKENGKYRLGMKLVERGNLVVNSIDIREKARSYLLDLASQTGQTTHLAILDGKEAVYIDKVEGKLAVITFSRIGRRLPIHATAIGKVLMAFTQEEEVNTLLQGYDFTRQTPNTLVDREAFLKELEFVRQHGYALDNQENEQGVRCISVPIWNHARRIIAAISMSTLTNRVSDNDINEYILLLKEASKALSQRLGYEG from the coding sequence ATGCCAATCATCCAATCGGTGGAACGCGCGTTACGTATTCTGGATCTCTTCGATGAGTATAATGTTGAGATCAAGATTACTGATATCAGCACGCAAATAGGGTTACACAAAAGTACCCTGCATTCCCTGTTGAAAACGCTTCAGGTTGCTGGCTATATCGACCAAAACAAAGAGAACGGTAAATACCGACTGGGTATGAAACTGGTTGAGCGCGGCAATTTAGTGGTGAACTCCATTGATATTCGTGAAAAAGCCCGTAGCTATCTGCTCGATCTGGCGTCACAAACAGGCCAAACCACGCATTTGGCGATCCTTGATGGCAAAGAAGCCGTGTACATCGATAAAGTGGAAGGGAAACTGGCGGTCATTACGTTTTCCCGCATCGGTCGCCGTTTGCCGATCCACGCGACGGCAATAGGCAAAGTACTGATGGCCTTCACACAAGAGGAAGAAGTCAATACGCTCTTGCAGGGTTACGATTTTACCCGACAAACCCCCAATACCCTTGTCGATAGGGAGGCATTCCTGAAAGAGTTGGAGTTTGTGCGTCAACATGGTTATGCCCTGGATAATCAGGAAAATGAGCAAGGCGTTCGCTGTATTTCTGTCCCTATCTGGAACCACGCTCGCCGTATCATCGCAGCCATAAGTATGTCCACGTTGACCAATCGCGTATCGGACAACGACATCAACGAGTACATTTTGTTGCTGAAAGAGGCCTCAAAAGCCTTGTCGCAACGGCTCGGCTACGAAGGCTGA
- a CDS encoding TerD family protein yields the protein MAVSLVKGGNVSLTKEAPTMNVAMVGLGWDARVTDGQAFDLDASVFMVGEDGKVLSDANFIFFNNKLSPCASVEHQGDNRTGEGDGDDEQVKIHLAKVPAEVKKLVFSVTIYDAEGRKQNFGMVSNSFMRVYNNDTSAEIARFDLSEDASTETAMVFGELYRNGTEWKFKAVGQGFAGGLSALAAQHGVNV from the coding sequence ATGGCAGTTTCTCTGGTAAAAGGCGGCAATGTATCCCTAACGAAAGAAGCACCAACCATGAATGTTGCCATGGTCGGCCTAGGATGGGATGCGCGTGTCACCGATGGACAGGCGTTCGATCTGGATGCATCAGTATTTATGGTGGGAGAAGATGGTAAGGTACTGTCTGACGCTAATTTTATTTTCTTCAATAACAAACTGAGCCCTTGTGCCTCTGTTGAGCACCAAGGCGATAACCGCACCGGAGAAGGTGACGGCGACGATGAGCAAGTAAAAATTCATCTGGCGAAGGTGCCGGCTGAAGTGAAAAAGCTGGTGTTTTCCGTGACGATTTATGATGCCGAAGGCCGTAAACAAAATTTCGGTATGGTCAGCAACAGTTTCATGCGCGTCTATAACAACGATACCAGTGCTGAAATTGCGCGTTTCGATCTGTCTGAAGATGCGTCCACCGAAACCGCTATGGTTTTTGGCGAACTATACCGTAATGGCACCGAGTGGAAATTCAAGGCTGTAGGTCAAGGCTTTGCGGGCGGATTGTCAGCCCTTGCTGCTCAACACGGCGTCAATGTGTGA
- a CDS encoding YjhG/YagF family D-xylonate dehydratase: MSINTIFHQDNAQIYDIQTHAEGPQGALPLTPEMLIDSPSGHIFGLTLNAGMGWDPNKLLGSEVLILGTQGGIRDADGKPVALGYHTGHWEIGLQMRAAAEEVALHRGVPFAGYISDPCDGRSQGTTGMFDSLPYRNDAAVVFRRLIRSLPTRKAVIGVATCDKGLPAMMIALSSMHTLPTIIVPGGATLPPTQGEDAGKVQTIGARFANHDITLEEAAMLGCRACASPGGGCQFLGTAGTSQVVAEALGLALPHSALAPSGQEVWLEIARQSARAVLTLERKGLSTKDILTDKAIENAMAVHAAFGGSTNLLLHIPAIAHAAGCRIPSVDDWTAINRRVPRLVSVLPNGPVYHPTVRAFLAGGVPEVMLHLRDLGLLHEDALTVTGECVGDNLAWWETSERRRIFRERLWELDGIRPDEVIMSPVQARERGLTSTITFPMGNIAPEGSVIKSTAIDASVVGEDGVYRHTGKACVFTSEALAIHAIKHGQIHHGDIMVIIGGGPSGTGMEETYQVTSALKHLPYGKHVSLITDARFSGVSTGACIGHVGPEALVGGPIGKLRDGDIIEIIVDRQQLSGSINFIGTTEQRLTPEEGAEVLATRQAHPDLSAHAELPDDTRLWAALQAASGGTWKGCIYDTDKIIDALRAGMKVLNY; encoded by the coding sequence ATGTCTATAAATACAATTTTTCATCAGGACAATGCGCAGATTTATGACATTCAGACGCATGCGGAAGGTCCTCAGGGAGCATTACCGCTGACACCGGAAATGCTGATTGACTCACCGAGCGGCCATATTTTCGGTCTGACGCTCAACGCCGGTATGGGGTGGGACCCAAATAAATTGCTGGGTAGCGAGGTGTTAATTTTAGGTACGCAGGGCGGGATCCGCGATGCTGATGGTAAGCCTGTAGCGTTAGGTTATCACACGGGACATTGGGAGATTGGCTTGCAGATGCGCGCAGCGGCTGAAGAAGTTGCGCTGCATCGTGGCGTGCCGTTTGCCGGTTATATCAGCGATCCTTGCGATGGCCGTTCTCAGGGAACCACCGGCATGTTTGATTCATTGCCGTATCGGAATGATGCCGCGGTGGTCTTTCGTCGTCTGATTCGATCGCTCCCCACCCGCAAAGCGGTTATCGGTGTCGCCACCTGTGACAAAGGGTTGCCGGCGATGATGATTGCGCTGTCCTCTATGCATACTCTGCCGACGATTATTGTTCCCGGTGGGGCGACATTGCCGCCAACACAGGGTGAAGATGCCGGGAAAGTTCAGACCATTGGTGCCCGTTTTGCCAACCACGATATCACGCTGGAAGAAGCCGCGATGCTTGGCTGTCGAGCGTGCGCTTCGCCGGGCGGTGGATGCCAATTTCTTGGCACAGCAGGGACTTCTCAGGTAGTGGCAGAGGCGCTGGGGCTGGCATTACCCCATTCGGCACTGGCACCTTCTGGTCAGGAGGTCTGGCTGGAAATTGCCCGGCAATCGGCTCGTGCAGTACTGACACTGGAGCGTAAGGGGTTAAGCACCAAAGATATCCTGACTGATAAGGCTATTGAGAATGCGATGGCGGTTCATGCGGCGTTTGGTGGGTCAACCAATTTGCTGCTGCATATTCCCGCGATTGCTCATGCTGCTGGCTGCCGGATCCCGAGTGTTGATGATTGGACGGCGATCAATCGTCGCGTGCCGCGTCTGGTGAGTGTTTTACCTAATGGCCCGGTTTATCATCCTACCGTGCGTGCGTTTTTGGCCGGTGGCGTGCCGGAAGTCATGTTGCACCTGCGCGATCTGGGGCTACTGCATGAGGATGCGCTGACCGTGACGGGAGAATGTGTGGGTGACAACCTTGCCTGGTGGGAGACCTCTGAACGGCGGAGGATATTCCGTGAGCGCCTGTGGGAATTGGATGGTATCCGCCCCGATGAGGTCATCATGAGCCCCGTGCAAGCACGCGAAAGAGGGTTGACGTCAACGATTACCTTCCCGATGGGCAATATTGCCCCGGAAGGATCGGTGATTAAATCCACGGCGATCGATGCCTCCGTGGTGGGTGAAGATGGTGTCTATCGTCATACCGGCAAGGCCTGCGTCTTTACTTCTGAAGCGTTGGCGATCCACGCCATTAAACATGGTCAGATTCATCACGGCGATATTATGGTCATCATCGGCGGAGGGCCATCTGGCACCGGTATGGAAGAAACATATCAGGTCACCTCAGCGCTGAAGCATTTACCCTACGGCAAGCACGTGTCTCTTATCACCGATGCCCGTTTCTCTGGTGTATCAACGGGAGCCTGCATTGGTCATGTCGGTCCGGAAGCGTTAGTCGGCGGTCCGATAGGCAAGCTGCGCGATGGCGATATTATTGAGATTATTGTCGATAGGCAGCAGTTGTCGGGCTCTATTAACTTTATCGGCACCACCGAGCAGCGACTGACGCCGGAAGAAGGTGCTGAAGTGTTGGCGACACGTCAGGCACATCCTGATTTGAGCGCTCACGCCGAGCTACCCGATGATACACGCCTGTGGGCAGCGTTGCAGGCGGCAAGCGGCGGCACTTGGAAAGGCTGTATTTATGATACCGATAAAATTATCGATGCATTACGTGCAGGTATGAAAGTTTTAAATTATTAA
- a CDS encoding dihydrodipicolinate synthase family protein, with protein MGFITKFAGIIPPVSSIFTNDGLLDEAGMQRVIDSLIAAGVNGLFFLGTGGEFSQMSATERMALAEAVIRMVDRRVPVLIGVGSTNTREAVALSQHAEEAGADAVVAINPYYWQITEENLMGYYGAIATAVSLPVILYNFPKLTGQDLYPALVKRLADAHHNIVGIKDTIDSVAHLRDMITTVKSAHPDFAVFCGFDDHLLNTVLMGGDGAISASANFVPELSVGIYQALRNGEFAEAMDMHKTILQLPRLYQIDSPFVNVVKEAMTLMGLDISTACLAPTQPLNNEQKAQVRQTLVDAGVLSEK; from the coding sequence ATGGGATTTATCACCAAGTTCGCCGGGATCATTCCACCGGTGTCATCAATCTTTACGAATGATGGCCTTCTGGATGAAGCAGGAATGCAACGCGTGATTGACAGCCTGATCGCCGCAGGCGTGAATGGGCTATTTTTCCTCGGTACGGGAGGGGAGTTTTCGCAAATGTCTGCGACAGAGCGTATGGCATTGGCCGAGGCTGTGATCCGTATGGTGGATCGTCGTGTTCCGGTATTGATTGGCGTGGGCAGTACAAACACACGTGAAGCCGTTGCGCTAAGTCAACATGCTGAGGAAGCGGGTGCAGATGCGGTTGTCGCCATTAACCCCTACTACTGGCAAATTACCGAAGAGAACTTGATGGGCTATTACGGCGCCATCGCCACCGCTGTCTCGCTCCCGGTGATTTTGTACAATTTCCCCAAGCTCACCGGTCAGGATCTCTATCCCGCTCTCGTGAAGCGTCTGGCCGATGCACATCACAACATCGTCGGTATCAAAGACACCATCGATTCTGTGGCGCATTTGCGCGATATGATCACCACAGTGAAGAGCGCCCATCCTGATTTCGCGGTGTTCTGTGGTTTTGACGATCACTTATTGAATACGGTGTTGATGGGGGGAGATGGAGCAATCTCCGCCAGTGCCAATTTTGTACCTGAACTGTCTGTCGGTATCTATCAGGCGCTGCGCAATGGGGAATTCGCTGAGGCGATGGACATGCATAAAACGATTTTGCAATTGCCGCGCCTCTATCAAATTGACAGTCCATTTGTGAATGTTGTGAAAGAAGCGATGACGCTAATGGGACTGGATATTTCCACGGCCTGTTTAGCGCCGACACAGCCATTAAATAACGAGCAGAAAGCACAGGTTCGGCAAACGCTCGTTGATGCGGGCGTGTTATCAGAAAAATAA
- a CDS encoding DeoR/GlpR family DNA-binding transcription regulator, translated as MDIAVDPTLTDAFRMSGDKVKGQSRLDQIMDYLKSHNLVTVEELVSVIDASPATIRRDLIKLDEQGVISRSHGGVTLNRFIPSQPTTNEKQHRNLQEKQAIARYAATLVTPGSAVVLDAGTTMLELARNLTHLPLRVITADLQIALFLSEFKQIEVTIIGGRIDDSSQSCIGEHGRRLLRNIYPDIAFISCNSWSLDKGVTTPTEEKAGVKQDLGANASRRVLLADSSKYGAYSLFCVTPLSDLTDIITDSALVPDVQAQLKGKTFNLTLVGG; from the coding sequence ATGGATATCGCCGTGGATCCTACATTAACCGATGCTTTCCGCATGAGCGGGGATAAAGTAAAAGGACAAAGCCGCCTTGATCAGATCATGGATTATCTGAAAAGCCATAATCTGGTGACGGTAGAGGAACTGGTGTCTGTGATCGACGCTTCTCCGGCGACGATCCGTCGTGATTTAATCAAGCTGGATGAGCAGGGGGTGATTAGCCGTAGTCATGGTGGCGTGACGCTTAATCGCTTTATTCCTTCCCAGCCGACCACGAACGAGAAACAGCATCGCAATCTTCAGGAAAAGCAGGCGATTGCGCGTTATGCCGCCACATTGGTGACGCCGGGTAGCGCGGTAGTGCTGGATGCGGGAACGACGATGCTGGAATTGGCGCGTAACTTAACGCATCTGCCGCTGCGTGTGATTACCGCCGATTTGCAAATTGCGTTATTTCTGTCTGAATTCAAGCAGATTGAAGTGACGATTATTGGCGGGCGTATTGATGACAGCAGCCAATCCTGTATCGGCGAGCATGGTCGCCGCTTGTTACGCAACATTTATCCCGATATTGCGTTTATTAGCTGCAACTCGTGGAGTCTGGATAAAGGGGTGACCACACCGACGGAAGAAAAAGCGGGTGTGAAGCAAGATCTTGGCGCAAATGCCAGCCGCCGGGTGTTGCTGGCCGATAGCAGTAAATATGGGGCGTATTCCCTGTTCTGCGTGACACCGTTGTCAGATCTGACCGATATCATCACCGACAGCGCGTTAGTGCCCGACGTACAGGCGCAACTGAAAGGTAAAACATTTAATCTTACGTTGGTTGGCGGCTGA
- a CDS encoding HAD-IB family hydrolase: protein MNTEFNGTRQVLSVFDFDGTLTYHDSFIPFLRFAFGKRVFARRMMHLVLPSARCVQRKLTRDELKEYLIATFLSGIEASWIQEKAEAFCQRKWNTLMRKSGVLGVAAELHSGAEVTLCSASPEIVLRPFAERLGVKLIGTQLEVENGILTGKINGHNCRCSYKVQRLESVYGPLNQYHIRAWGDTRGDYELLASAHDAHWRHFHPRWLRRKPLSERLLLSGVIKVHP from the coding sequence ATGAATACTGAGTTCAATGGGACTCGTCAGGTTCTGTCGGTTTTCGATTTTGATGGAACCTTGACCTACCACGATAGCTTTATTCCTTTTTTACGTTTTGCCTTCGGCAAGCGTGTTTTTGCCCGACGCATGATGCATCTGGTGTTGCCCTCTGCACGCTGTGTGCAGCGTAAATTGACACGTGACGAGCTAAAAGAATATCTCATCGCCACGTTTCTTTCTGGCATCGAGGCATCCTGGATACAGGAAAAAGCAGAAGCGTTTTGTCAACGTAAGTGGAATACGTTAATGCGTAAGTCTGGGGTGCTTGGCGTCGCTGCGGAATTGCATTCCGGAGCTGAAGTGACACTCTGTTCAGCATCGCCTGAGATCGTGTTACGTCCTTTTGCCGAGCGACTCGGTGTGAAACTGATTGGGACGCAGCTTGAGGTAGAAAACGGAATACTGACCGGAAAGATTAACGGGCATAACTGTCGATGTAGTTATAAGGTGCAGCGTTTGGAAAGCGTGTATGGCCCGCTAAACCAATACCATATACGCGCATGGGGTGATACCCGTGGCGACTACGAGCTGTTGGCGTCCGCCCATGATGCGCACTGGCGTCATTTTCATCCGCGCTGGCTGCGGCGCAAACCACTTTCGGAACGGCTACTTCTATCGGGCGTGATTAAGGTTCATCCTTAA
- the dtnK gene encoding D-threonate kinase: protein MPNMQQSAEQVVVVADDFTGANDAGVGLAQHGARVSVVFDVNKLHADLLGDAVVINTDSRAAHSDVASQRTADAVAAWQAAGGQGWIIKKIDSTLRGNLGAEVAAALSAAEVPVALIAAASPTLGRVTRKGEVWVNGRLLTDTEFASDPKTPVASASIAARLAEQTALPVAEVHLDDVRQANLALRLQQLADEGARLIILDTDVQDDLMHIVDAAKALPFRPLLVGSAGLSDALANVLDFTHKTEKPLLAVVGSMSDIAQKQIAIARLRRDVTLVEIDISALFSSHSATGMASQCQDAVNALMNGHHCIIRTCHNENQRFEIDARCRELGLSRQQLGETISHYLGELTRSIVQALDSRAADGASRRLPGGLYLSGGDIAIAVATALGATGFQIKGQIASCVPWGYLLNSVVGMTPVMTKAGGFGNETTLLDVLRFIEEKVSE from the coding sequence ATGCCAAACATGCAGCAATCAGCAGAGCAGGTCGTCGTTGTCGCTGATGACTTTACGGGTGCCAATGATGCGGGCGTCGGACTGGCGCAGCATGGTGCGCGAGTTAGCGTCGTATTTGACGTCAATAAACTGCATGCGGATTTACTGGGTGATGCGGTAGTCATTAACACCGATAGCCGAGCGGCGCATAGCGATGTGGCGTCTCAGCGTACTGCAGACGCGGTAGCCGCCTGGCAGGCGGCTGGCGGGCAAGGCTGGATTATTAAGAAGATAGACTCGACGTTGCGTGGGAATTTGGGTGCAGAAGTCGCCGCTGCATTGTCTGCGGCAGAGGTGCCTGTTGCACTGATTGCTGCGGCATCGCCGACGCTGGGACGGGTTACCCGAAAAGGTGAAGTCTGGGTTAATGGTCGTTTGCTTACCGATACCGAATTTGCCAGCGATCCGAAAACTCCGGTGGCGTCGGCTTCTATTGCGGCTCGTCTGGCGGAACAGACCGCGTTGCCGGTGGCTGAAGTCCATCTTGATGATGTTCGTCAGGCTAATTTAGCCCTGCGTTTGCAGCAGTTGGCAGACGAGGGGGCGCGTCTGATTATTCTTGATACTGACGTGCAAGACGACTTGATGCATATCGTTGATGCCGCGAAGGCGCTGCCGTTTCGTCCGTTGCTGGTTGGCTCGGCAGGCTTGAGCGACGCACTGGCAAATGTGCTGGATTTTACCCATAAGACCGAGAAACCGCTGCTGGCCGTCGTGGGGTCAATGAGCGACATCGCTCAAAAACAGATTGCAATCGCTCGACTGCGCCGCGATGTCACGCTGGTTGAGATCGATATCAGCGCGCTTTTTTCATCCCATTCAGCTACCGGCATGGCGTCCCAGTGTCAGGACGCGGTGAACGCACTGATGAATGGGCACCACTGCATTATCCGTACCTGTCACAACGAGAATCAGCGCTTCGAGATCGATGCGCGGTGTCGGGAGCTTGGACTGAGTCGCCAGCAGCTTGGTGAAACGATCAGCCACTATCTGGGAGAACTTACGCGCAGCATTGTTCAGGCACTAGATAGTCGGGCAGCGGATGGTGCTAGCCGACGCTTACCGGGAGGGCTGTATTTATCGGGTGGTGATATTGCGATTGCCGTAGCAACCGCGCTGGGCGCTACCGGCTTTCAGATTAAGGGGCAAATCGCATCCTGCGTGCCTTGGGGATACCTGCTGAACAGCGTTGTCGGCATGACCCCTGTGATGACTAAAGCGGGGGGTTTTGGCAACGAAACTACTTTGCTCGACGTTTTACGTTTTATTGAGGAGAAGGTCAGTGAGTAA
- a CDS encoding D-threonate 4-phosphate dehydrogenase: MSKIIAVTMGDPAGIGPEIIIKSLAEGELSGASAVVVGCVQTMRRVLALNVVPAVELKIIDKPADAVFAPGVINIIDEPLEDPQALKPGVVQAQAGDLAYRCIKKATELAMAGEVHAIATAPLNKEALHSAGHLYPGHTELLAKLTNSRDYAMVLYTDKLKVIHVSTHIALRKFLDTLNRDRVETVIDMADVFLKRVGFTHPRIAVAGVNPHAGENGLFGDEEIKIVSPSVEAMKAKGIDVYGPCPPDTVYLQAYEGQYDMVVAMYHDQGHIPLKLLGFYDGVNITAGLPFIRTSADHGTAFDIAWTGKAKPESMAISIQLAMQLA; this comes from the coding sequence GTGAGTAAAATTATTGCAGTAACGATGGGTGATCCAGCAGGGATTGGACCAGAAATTATTATCAAATCTCTGGCCGAAGGCGAGCTTTCCGGCGCATCTGCCGTGGTGGTGGGCTGCGTACAGACGATGCGACGTGTTCTGGCGCTGAATGTGGTGCCTGCCGTAGAGTTAAAAATCATTGATAAACCGGCTGACGCGGTATTTGCACCAGGCGTCATCAACATCATTGATGAGCCGCTGGAAGATCCACAGGCGTTGAAACCGGGTGTCGTTCAGGCACAGGCGGGCGATTTAGCCTATCGCTGCATAAAGAAAGCCACCGAGCTGGCAATGGCGGGTGAAGTGCATGCGATCGCGACCGCGCCACTGAATAAAGAAGCGCTGCACTCGGCAGGTCACCTTTACCCGGGCCACACCGAACTATTGGCGAAGCTGACCAACAGCCGCGACTATGCGATGGTGTTGTATACCGATAAGCTGAAAGTTATCCATGTTTCAACGCACATCGCACTGCGTAAATTCCTCGATACCCTGAACCGCGATCGCGTGGAAACGGTGATCGACATGGCGGACGTCTTCCTTAAGCGCGTCGGTTTTACCCATCCACGTATCGCCGTTGCCGGGGTTAACCCGCACGCGGGTGAGAATGGCCTGTTTGGTGATGAAGAGATTAAAATCGTCTCGCCATCGGTTGAAGCCATGAAGGCCAAAGGCATTGATGTATATGGCCCGTGCCCGCCGGATACCGTCTATTTGCAGGCGTATGAAGGCCAGTACGATATGGTGGTGGCGATGTATCACGATCAGGGACATATCCCGCTCAAGCTGTTGGGTTTCTATGATGGGGTGAACATCACCGCTGGGCTGCCGTTTATCCGCACGTCGGCTGACCACGGCACGGCCTTTGACATTGCCTGGACGGGTAAAGCGAAGCCTGAAAGCATGGCGATCTCTATTCAGCTTGCGATGCAACTGGCCTGA